A genome region from Triticum aestivum cultivar Chinese Spring chromosome 2B, IWGSC CS RefSeq v2.1, whole genome shotgun sequence includes the following:
- the LOC123046809 gene encoding BTB/POZ and MATH domain-containing protein 1-like, with product MAHNAAAAVDHGEGIRTSSRCVVDGATHDFVVINYPLLDGMCIRNRVTSSAFRVGGYDWSIMFYPDGAEVAGYASVYLCCLSQAKDGVGTSFTLTMLDDQGNVHATRQIPGFIFGEKETWGFSDFVEKSKLRSSCILTIRCVLAVVKEPPSECKGNLIVDPPPELPGRLHRALKNGRGTDIRVLVGGREFRAHKFMLAAQSPVFEAQLFGPMAQKDMRRIMVVDMEPAIFEMLLHYVYTDSLPPCGKDNYDTARMQHLLVAADRYGLERLKVMCEKRLWENINASTVMSTLALATHHYCDQLKEACLKFMSSSQEVMDAVVVTDGFQHLMATCPMLVLKHTGEKVTIKRK from the coding sequence ATGGCTCACAACGCGGCCGCCGCAGTTGATCACGGCGAAGGCATCCGGACGTCGTCGAGGTGCGTCGTGGATGGCGCGACACACGATTTCGTGGTGATCAACTACCCGCTGCTGGATGGCATGTGCATCCGAAACCGCGTAACCTCCAGCGCGTTCAGGGTCGGCGGCTACGATTGGAGCATCATGTTCTACCCGGACGGAGCGGAAGTAGCCGGCTACGCGTCAGTCTACTTGTGTTGTCTCAGCCAGGCCAAGGACGGGGTGGGGACAAGCTTCACCTTAACCATGCTGGACGATCAAGGCAACGTACATGCAACCAGGCAGATACCTGGATTCATCTTCGGTGAGAAGGAAACCTGGGGCTTTTCCGACTTTGTCGAGAAATCGAAGCTGAGATCGTCATGTATCCTAACGATAAGGTGTGTGCTCGCTGTGGTCAAAGAACCACCCTCGGAGTGCAAGGGCAATCTTATCGTGGACCCTCCGCCGGAGCTGCCCGGCCGCCTCCACCGCGCCCTCAAGAACGGGAGAGGCACCGACATCAGGGTCCTCGTGGGGGGCAGGGAGTTCAGAGCGCACAAGTTCATGCTGGCCGCGCAGTCGCCGGTCTTCGAAGCTCAGCTCTTTGGCCCGATGGCGCAGAAGGACATGCGGCGGATCATGGTTGTCGACATGGAGCCGGCCATCTTCGAGATGCTTCTTCACTACGTCTACACGGATTCACTGCCGCCGTGTGGCAAAGACAATTACGATACAGCCAGGATGCAGCATTTGCTAGTCGCCGCGGACCGGTACGGGCTGGAGAGGTTGAAGGTGATGTGCGAAAAGAGGCTGTGGGAAAACATCAACGCGAGCACAGTCATGAGCACATTGGCACTAGCAACTCACCACTACTGTGACCAGCTCAAGGAAGCATGCTTAAAGTTTATGTCATCGTCGCAGGAAGTCATGGATGCAGTCGTGGTAACCGACGGATTCCAACACCTCATGGCAACTTGTCCCATGCTAGTTTTGAAGCACACCGGGGAAAAAGTAACCATCAAGAGGAAGTAA
- the LOC123046808 gene encoding chloroplastic lipocalin, giving the protein MVGKRKSTAKPTPTKRPRPLTTPTPGAMALLPLLGSPSFPFPASRPARPSRRKCGPAARMNFRCSAEERAPVRNSGISKHVLSCLAASLLFISPPSQAVPADTFARPSLCQVAVVAAIDKGAVPLKFDGPSDDGMMMMTKGMTAKNFDPVRYSGRWFEVASLKRGFAGQGQEDCHCTQGVYTFDEKAGAIKVETFCVHGSPDGYITGIRGKVQCLSQEDMAGAETDLEREEMISSKCFLRFPTLPFIPKLPYDVLATDYDNYAVVSGAKDTSFIQIYSRTPNPGPEFIEKYKSYAAGFGYDLSKIKDTPQDCEVSSDQLAEMMSMPGMDQALTNQFPDLKLKSSVAFDPFTSVTQTLKKLAEVYFK; this is encoded by the exons ATGGTGGGGAAAAGGAAATCCACCGCCAAGCCAACCCCAACAAAACGTCCCCGTCCGTTGACAACGCCGACGCCCGGAGCCATGGCCCTCCTGCCGCTTCTGGGCTCCCCCTCCTTCCCGTTCCCGGCCTCGCGCCCCGCCCGCCCGTCCAG GCGAAAATGTGGCCCTGCCGCGCGCATGAATTTCAGATGCTCCGCGGAAGAGAGAGCGCCGGTCAGGAACAGTGGGATATCCAAGCATGTCCTCTCGTGCCTTGCTGCGTCTCTCCTCTTCATCTCTCCACCTAGTCAG GCTGTTCCTGCAGACACCTTTGCCCGGCCCAGCTTGTGCCAGGTTGCGGTGGTGGCCGCCATCGACAAAGGCGCCGTCCCTCTCAAATTCGACGGCCCTTCCGATgatgggatgatgatgatgaccaagGGCATGACCGCCAAGAACTTCGATCCCGTTCGCTACTCCGGCAGGTGGTTCGAGGTCGCATCGCTCAAACGCGGGTTCGCTGGTCAGGGACAGGAGGACTGCCATTGTACTCAG GGAGTGTATACATTCGATGAGAAGGCGGGCGCAATCAAGGTGGAGACATTCTGTGTCCATGGTTCACCTGACGGATACATCACCGGTATCCGGGGGAAGGTGCAATGCCTGTCTCAAGAAGACATGGCTGGTGCCGAGACTGATCTCGAGAGGGAGGAGATGATCAGCAGCAAGTGCTTTCTGCGCTTCCCGACACTCCCATTCATACCCAAGCTACCCTATGATGTCCTGGCGACTGACTATGACAATTACGCCGTCGTGTCTGGAGCAAAGGACACCAGCTTTATTCAG ATATACTCAAGAACACCAAACCCGGGACCAGAGTTCATCGAGAAGTACAAGTCGTACGCCGCTGGCTTCGGCTACGATCTGAGCAAGATCAAGGACACGCCGCAGGACTGCGAGGTGTCCTCGGACCAGCTTGCGGAGATGATGTCCATGCCCGGCATGGACCAGGCCCTGACGAACCAGTTCCCGGACCTGAAGCTCAAGTCGTCGGTCGCGTTCGACCCGTTCACGAGCGTGACCCAGACCCTGAAGAAGCTCGCCGAAGTGTATTTCAAGTAA
- the LOC123046810 gene encoding putative disease resistance protein RGA4: MEVAAGAARWVVGKALGPVADGLLEAWAASKELGPNVDALKMELLYVQGMLNNTRGRDIDNPALNVLLQKLRDLAYNAEDVLDELDYFRIQDQLEGTYEAADEHAKGCMCNLYLHAHHTARAAGKLLCFCPCSRAAGHSTDPSEQREEDTRQQVLCCAWPCAKQRSARGNTPSAPHNHQANEEVRRCMRKLASGACNTIRHVGKLLHCSSLPTHDDDSSVMPVICGACKHKASLKKHVKETPKLEFDRVDLSKRMKHIVEQLQPVCAKVKAILNLELLGSSHTTAPSIAKSPSTTTSDIIESTLYGRETAKKSIIDSITHVKYSDKDLIILPIVGSGGIGKTTLVQHIYHSQEVQKHFQVKVWICVSQNFIVNKLTEEIEKAIPSVEGEKGGRAEVLIEQRLNSKRFLLVLDDIWKCESEDWERLLVPLRKGQTKGNIILVTTRFPAVAEMVKTTDSSIDLKGLEQGVFTDFFRACIFRDKQSQKDHHGLLEIGDKIAEKLKGSPLAAKTVGRLLRNHLDVYHWNRVLESREWEMQTGERDIMPALKLSYDYLSFHLQQCFSRCALFPEDYEFNSEELIHFWIGLDILPSGDRNKTVEDVGVDILNDLVNHGFFKKDETGGHPYYIIHDLLHDLALKVASHECLSLHHSNVRSVEIRPSIRHLSIIIDGPDDSNGITDETFKSELRKLKTKLKVENLQTLIIFGGEDESFVSIFGDLFMEANALRVLCLPTLSYPLESMLHNFSSLLHLRFLKLGTSISQMHLPTTLSRFYHLKILDLQEWDGSLLLPRDMSNLAKLCHFLAQYGDLYSGIYNVGKLKLLQELKVFAVNKESEGFELNQLEHLNEIRELGIYNLEKIHTKDKAVEAKLIDKNYLHKLTLCWDSERSNIESDVEAVVLESLRPHRNLQELCIRGHRGPCPAWLGDKLVVEALQTLCLVGVSWGVFPSLGKMWDLRELTVENIATIKEFSLEQSFCKLVKLTLVDLENFEKWVPLATHLFPCLQELTIIDCPKLSELPCSSHIVYPLKQDWNIDWFPKLQKLRIENCPGVFLLPPIPWTHTLSNVSISGVGSKLPNQLVYSRVALQITGKDGMHSLDQLLLFSQLTELQELEFEKCPPLKLEHFLMLTSLKRLWAWSSNHRVLPSEVQSGVQWQHPVEDILICRSRSSGKELTQFLSHLPKLSKLGLYSCENITQVAVGVDLQQTRAPVVSSSTSSDVTMDDTLAKDELQEIAEVEEVGANTVDDDGLLVLPAHLSNSLQALDIRSGGLVVHSLDALKALTTLELKDCSFRHPFPSSLLALELTSVNGVLTLSNLTSLTRLCIYRCKEDLRCEGLLPLLTRGHLSHLDVQRIPNFFGAWDPMWGMQEEQNKRTESKLQYLKTDDMEGFLDAPALCSLLSSSLTSLDFIGNREMARFTKEQEEAFQRLTSLQELQFRFCDELEHLPAGLNKLTNLKILGIWRCPALRSLPKDGLPSSLRELDVQYCGNDELTEQCKRLMGTIPEIKL, translated from the coding sequence ATGGAGGTGGCCGCAGGCGCAGCACGATGGGTGGTGGGCAAGGCGCTGGGCCCTGTCGCCGATGGCTTGCTGGAGGCATGGGCTGCGAGCAAGGAGCTAGGCCCTAACGTTGACGCGCTAAAGATGGAGCTGCTCTACGTGCAGGGGATGCTCAACAACACCCGCGGCCGAGACATCGACAACCCTGCACTCAACGTGCTACTGCAGAAGCTGCGGGACCTCGCGTACAATGCCGAGGATGTGTTGGACGAGCTCGACTACTTCCGCATCCAGGACCAGCTGGAGGGTACTTACGAGGCTGCCGACGAGCATGCCAAGGGATGCATGTGCAACCTCTACCTCCACGCTCATCACACCGCTAGAGCTGCTGGCAAACTGCTCTGCTTCTGTCCGTGCTCACGTGCGGCTGGTCATAGTACTGATCCGAGTGAGCAAAGGGAAGAAGATACAAGGCAACAAGTACTCTGCTGCGCTTGGCCATGTGCCAAGCAGCGGAGTGCACGCGGAAACACCCCGTCAGCGCCACACAACCACCAGGCCAACGAAGAGGTCAGAAGATGCATGCGCAAGCTCGCTTCTGGTGCTTGCAACACCATCCGTCATGTTGGTAAACTCCTCCATTGCTCATCCCTCCCAACTCATGATGATGATAGTTCTGTCATGCCAGTCATTTGCGGTGCCTGCAAGCACAAGGCATCCCTGAAAAAGCATGTGAAAGAAACTCCAAAACTAGAGTTTGATAGGGTGGATCTGTCTAAAAGAATGAAGCATATTGTAGAGCAACTGCAGCCAGTATGTGCAAAGGTCAAAGCCATTCTTAATCTAGAGTTGTTGGGTTCTAGCCATACTACCGCCCCAAGCATTGCCAAGAGTCCATCCACCACCACCTCTGACATTATAGAGTCAACACTGTACGGGAGAGAAACTGCGAAGAAGAGCATCATAGATAGTATTACTCATGTTAAATATAGTGACAAAGACCTAATTATCCTGCCAATTGTTGGTTCGGGTGGCATAGGGAAGACAACTCTCGTACAACACATATATCACAGCCAAGAAGTGCAAAAACATTTTCAGGTCAAGGTCTGGATATGTGTATCTCAGAATTTCATTGTTAATAAGCTGACTGAAGAGATTGAAAAAGCAATACCTAGTGTGGAAGGTGAAAAAGGGGGTAGAGCAGAAGTGTTAATTGAACAGAGATTAAATTCTAAAAGGTTTCTGCTTGTATTAGATGATATTTGGAAGTGTGAATCTGAGGACTGGGAAAGGCTTTTAGTACCACTCAGAAAAGGGCAGACAAAGGGCAATATAATTTTAGTGACAACTCGGTTTCCAGCTGTAGCAGAAATGGTTAAAACAACTGATAGTTCAATAGATCTGAAGGGCTTAGAACAAGGAGTGTTTACAGATTTTTTTCGAGCATGCATTTTTCGTGATAAGCAATCACAAAAAGATCATCATGGGTTACTTGAGATTGGGGATAAGATAGCAGAAAAGCTAAAGGGATCCCCTCTTGCAGCAAAAACTGTAGGTAGATTATTGAGAAACCACCTTGATGTGTATCATTGGAATAGAGTCCTAGAAAGTAGAGAATGGGAAATGCAGACCGGTGAGCGTGACATTATGCCTGCATTGAAACTTAGCTATGATTATCTGTCTTTTCATCTGCAGCAATGTTTTTCTCGTTGTGCTTTATTTCCTGAAGATTACGAGTTTAACAGTGAAGAGCTCATTCATTTCTGGATAGGACTGGATATTTTGCCTTCTGGTGATCGAAATAAAACAGTTGAAGATGTAGGTGTGGACATTTTAAATGATTTGGTCAACCATGGATTTTTCAAAAAAGATGAAACTGGTGGGCATCCATATTATATCATTCATGACCTGCTGCATGATTTAGCTTTGAAGGTTGCATCTCATGAATGTCTTAGTTTGCATCACTCTAATGTAAGATCAGTAGAAATTAGGCCATCTATCCGTCACTTATCGATCATAATAGATGGTCCAGATGATAGTAATGGAATTACTGATGAGACCTTTAAGAGTGAGTTGAGGAAACTTAAGACAAAATTGAAGGTTGAAAACTTGCAAACATTAATTATATTTGGAGGAGAAGATGAAAGCTTTGTCAGCATATTTGGTGATCTGTTCATGGAAGCAAATGCTCTCCGTGTTCTTTGTTTGCCCACATTGTCATATCCCCTGGAATCCATGTTGCATAACTTTTCATCACTTCTGCACCTACGATTCCTAAAGCTAGGGACTTCAATCAGCCAGATGCATTTACCAACAACCTTATCCCGATTTTATCATTTGAAGATATTGGATCTACAAGAATGGGATGGTTCTTTACTTTTACCTAGAGACATGAGTAACCTTGCAAAATTGTGCCATTTTCTTGCCCAATATGGTGATCTTTATTCGGGTATTTATAATGTCGGGAAACTAAAACTCTTACAGGAGTTAAAGGTTTTTGCAGTCAATAAAGAAAGTGAAGGGTTTGAACTAAATCAACTAGAGCATCTCAACGAGATAAGAGAGCTTGGGATTTATAACCTTGAGAAAATACATACCAAAGACAAAGCAGTTGAAGCAAAACTGATAGACAAAAACTACTTGCACAAGTTAACATTATGTTGGGATAGTGAGCGGTCCAATATTGAATCCGATGTGGAAGCAGTGGTTCTAGAGAGCCTTCGACCACATAGAAATCTTCAAGAGTTGTGCATTAGAGGACACAGAGGTCCTTGTCCAGCGTGGTTGGGTGATAAGCTCGTTGTTGAGGCTCTACAGACTCTTTGTCTGGTTGGTGTTTCTTGGGGTGTTTTTCCTTCTTTGGGGAAGATGTGGGATCTTCGTGAACTAACAGTGGAGAATATTGCCACAATAAAGGAGTTTAGTCTAGAGCAAAGCTTTTGCAAGCTAGTAAAACTTACACTCGTGGActtagaaaattttgaaaaatgggtaCCACTGGCCACTCATTTGTTCCCTTGTTTGCAAGAATTGACTATTATAGATTGCCCTAAACTCTCGGAGTTGCCATGTTCAAGCCACATTGTTTACCCACTGAAACAAGACTGGAACATAGATTGGTTTCCCAAACTACAAAAACTCAGGATAGAAAATTGCCCTGGAGTCTTCCTACTGCCTCCTATCCCTTGGACTCATACTTTGAGCAACGTCTCGATAAGTGGCGTGGGATCAAAGCTACCAAACCAGTTAGTCTACTCTAGAGTAGCATTACAAATTACTGGAAAGGATGGTATGCATAGCTTAGATCAGCTGTTACTATTCAGTCAACTAACAGAACTTCAGGAATTGGAGTTCGAAAAGTGCCCACCTTTGAAGCTGGAGCATTTTCTAATGTTAACCTCATTGAAGAGATTGTGGGCATGGTCGTCAAATCATCGCGTGTTGCCATCAGAAGTTCAGAGTGGTGTCCAATGGCAGCATCCTGTCGAGGACATTCTTATTTGCAGATCTCGTTCTAGTGGAAAGGAATTGACACAGTTCTTATCTCACCTCCCAAAGCTATCCAAACTGGGATTATATAGTTGTGAAAACATAACACAGGTTGCTGTGGGGGTGGATTTGCAGCAAACAAGAGCACCAGTAGTATCATCGTCAACCTCTTCAGATGTTACAATGGATGATACACTAGCAAAAGATGAGCTGCAAGAAATAGCAGAGGTGGAGGAGGTGGGGGCAAACACGGTGGATGATGATGGGCTGTTGGTCCTCCCTGCACATCTCTCCAACTCTCTGCAGGCGTTGGACATCAGAAGTGGTGGTCTGGTAGTTCATTCCCTCGATGCTCTCAAAGCCCTAACTACCCTGGAGTTAAAAGATTGTTCTTTTCGCCACCCTTTCCCGTCCTCCCTGCTAGCCCTGGAACTTACGTCCGTAAACGGCGTGCTGACCCTTTCAAACCTCACCTCTCTCACCCGATTGTGCATATATCGTTGCAAAGAGGATTTAAGATGCGAGGGCCTGTTGCCTCTCCTTACTCGGGGCCACCTCAGCCATTTAGATGTCCAACGAATCCCCAATTTCTTTGGTGCGTGGGACCCTATGTGGGGGATGCAGGAGGAGCAAAATAAGAGGACAGAATCCAAACTGCAGTATCTCAAGACAGATGACATGGAGGGCTTCCTCGATGCGCCCGCCCTCTGTagcctcctctcttcctccctcaCATCGTTGGACTTTATTGGGAACCGAGAGATGGCGCGCTTCACAAAGGAGCAGGAGGAGGCCTTTCAACGCCTCACCTCGCTCCAGGAACTCCAGTTTCGGTTTTGCGACGAGTTGGAGCACCTCCCTGCAGGGCTAAACAAGCTGACCAACCTCAAGATATTAGGGATCTGGAGGTGTCCAGCCCTCCGGTCGCTGCCCAAGGATGGCCTCCCGAGTTCACTACGAGAATTAGATGTCCAGTATTGCGGCAACGACGAGCTAACAGAGCAGTGCAAGCGGTTAATGGGAACCATCCCAGAAATCAAACTATAG